Proteins from a genomic interval of Sander vitreus isolate 19-12246 chromosome 6, sanVit1, whole genome shotgun sequence:
- the pou3f1 gene encoding POU domain, class 3, transcription factor 1 has protein sequence MATTAQYIPRNNSLPSNPLMHPDSDRMHQGTTYREVQKMMHHEYLQGLAATNTGHPMSLTHHQWLPTSNTDWSSGTHIGQQEHKASVQATREDLSSGFHHRSHLVHQQTQSSHHGSWAPTTTHHLSSLSPASNGHQPLVYSQPGYTNLNAMLSPQPGSLHHGMRDPLHDDSGSHDNQMESPQQAFSHHQDHSDEDAPSSDDLEQFAKQFKQRRIKLGFTQADVGLALGTLYGNVFSQTTICRFEALQLSFKNMCKLKPLLNKWLEETDSNTGSPTNLDKIAAQGRKRKKRTSIEVGVKGALENHFLKCPKPSAHEISSLANTLQLEKEVVRVWFCNRRQKEKRMTPIGVPHPNMEDVYSQAETPPLHRTLQSPVQ, from the coding sequence ATGGCGACAACAGCTCAGTATATTCCGAGGAATAACTCCTTACCGTCTAACCCGCTCATGCATCCGGATTCGGATAGGATGCATCAGGGGACGACTTACAGAGAGGTGCAGAAAATGATGCACCACGAGTACTTGCAAGGGCTTGCGGCTACTAACACGGGACACCCGATGAGCCTGACGCACCACCAGTGGCTGCCCACCTCCAACACCGACTGGTCCAGCGGCACCCACATCGGACAGCAGGAGCACAAAGCCAGCGTGCAGGCGACCCGGGAGGACCTGAGCAGCGGCTTCCACCACAGATCTCACCTGGTGCACCAGCAGACGCAGAGTAGCCACCATGGCTCTTGGGCACCTACCACGACGCACCACTTATCCTCGCTGTCCCCAGCATCCAACGGCCACCAGCCACTGGTCTACTCGCAGCCTGGATACACAAACCTCAACGCAATGCTGAGTCCCCAGCCCGGCTCCCTGCACCATGGCATGCGGGACCCGCTCCACGACGATTCGGGCAGCCACGACAACCAGATGGAGTCGCCCCAGCAGGCGTTCAGCCACCACCAGGACCACTCGGACGAGGACGCGCCCAGCTCCGACGACCTGGAGCAGTTCGCCAAGCAGTTCAAGCAGCGGCGGATCAAACTGGGCTTTACGCAGGCGGACGTGGGCTTGGCCTTAGGCACTCTGTATGGAAACGTCTTTTCTCAGACCACAATCTGCAGGTTTGAGGCGCTGCAGCTCAGCTTCAAGAACATGTGCAAACTTAAGCCGCTCCTAAACAAGTGGCTGGAGGAGACAGACTCAAACACGGGCAGTCCCACCAATTTGGACAAGATTGCTGCGCAGGGCAGGAAACGAAAGAAGAGGACCTCCATTGAAGTAGGGGTGAAAGGGGCGCTGGAAAATCATTTCTTAAAATGCCCAAAGCCGTCTGCTCATGAAATCAGCAGTTTAGCCAACACTCTGCAGTTGGAAAAAGAGGTTGTCCGTGTTTGGTTTTGCAacagaagacaaaaagaaaagagaatgaCACCAATTGGGGTCCCTCACCCGAATATGGAGGACGTATATTCCCAAGCAGAGACCCCTCCTCTACACCGCACACTACAGAGTCCTGTACAGTGA